Proteins found in one Ptychodera flava strain L36383 chromosome 16, AS_Pfla_20210202, whole genome shotgun sequence genomic segment:
- the LOC139152655 gene encoding ras GTPase-activating protein nGAP-like isoform X3, with protein MAFPTSKKSDFSSTPYGKRRPMMTHYIWETGYAFTDPAYENRSRARRKSAPTTSTHVTVMDTEGSPSKFGFLPKRMKTALKRTKSATKIDRKATPIKNIKEEENSEEDMPFLTQKLKTSRSHESVLSGSTGMEATDMTLDDVQVKPLHSSVLGQDHCFQLVSTMGTKYYSCRSATEREKWVQSLRNTMQPDRDEKSRIDNTLTISIIEAKGIPAKKKYFCELCLDENLYARTSSKVKGEMLFWGEQFSFMSLPNVATLSVHLYKDSEKKKKKDKNGYVGSVQIPLSAISTRQGVEKWYPLNSTLARTGSKSDGPSLRIKARFQKTLIQPLDQYSDLLEYLKKNAVTLCETMEPLLNVKTKEELCVQLMKIFQHEDIAQEFLAKVVSDEIEKLANDSLIFRANSIATKAMEAYLKLVGDKYLKDTLGDYISTLYENDEDCEVDPSKVSSNNMQNHQSMLTVLCEMVWCKIINSFSIFPSDIKAVFHSFRNLCSEKDKEEIADHLISASIFLRFLCPAIMSPSLFDLIQEYPTEKTARTLTLIAKTVQNLANFTKFGTKEEYMVFMNDFVEREWSSMKTFLHEISGPSDEGNVVKFDRYIDLGRELAILQSLLTETMDLCNKDALEKLESLPEILERIRNSTEQPLDSSELFAKKMAMYSSTPALSSNIPDHLVKLFQDADLSNSGDVAMLPAFDHAMVGGAKSVAVNTLVQFLKHEEQRETNEAQDTKNRESFYLESQSPEEAGPLRRVNLSYDLFLEQSSGEVSEAQSGASSPSPPQERAASPPTPPPRNRENAAHILAARSQALPLSFSNPVYQLSVGSLKYIDETTNDSKSSIASGRSTRGFESYTVGQPLPMDPKTFFTLGSGSSSTETTPSPDKLPGYGIPMMMDAPHTLPKLGTKGGHVIEQSLQGLEEYGQSTMAVGSGGYARSQGPPRPVSLLTESPRTRSHHYHGHQTIRTVNTAVKHSLFTTMAPPLHAAVLSDSSSGDSPSSSTAMQFSPTSSSNTTTPYSPMGFGDPPAPPPLSSDAKKPNLQEISTQTTLDSSVFVEYEKEMTALKEQLELVSVQLVEAQSRLAEQETKSQREVLEMKAKLKEGEEQLHRQHEEKDKQIKDIITRLMCVEDELKREQKTMQAVVESKQKIIDAQEKQIQTLDSANSKLMAALSQLKERYHLQARNGAAGSPRPSQKFPLNGDFKSSHC; from the exons GCCATTCCTAACACAGAAGTTGAAGACTTCCCGGTCACACGAGTCAGTACTGTCCGGAAGTACTGGCATGGAAGCCACTGACATGACACTGGATGATGTCCAGGTCAAACCgctacacagcagtgttctagGTCAAGACCATTGCTTTCAGCTAGTATCAACCATGGGTACAAAGTACTACTCATGTAGGTCTGCCACAGAGAGGGAAAAATGGGTTCAAAG TCTTCGCAATACCATGCAGCCTGATAGAGATGAAAAATCCAGAATTGATAACACACTAACAATATCAATAATTGAAGCCAAAGGAATTCCGGCCAAGAAAAA GTACTTTTGTGAATTGTGCCTAGACGAAAATCTTTATGCGAGAACATCGTCGAAGGTTAAAGGAGAAATGCTCTTCTGGGGAGAACAGTTCTCATTTAT GAGTCTTCCAAATGTTGCCACACTCAGTGTTCACTTGTACAAAGACAgtgagaagaagaaaaagaaagacaaaaacgGATACGTTG GAAGTGTGCAAATACCGCTCAGTGCCATCAGTACAAGACAAGGCGTTGAGAAATG GTATCCATTGAATTCTACTTTAGCAAGGACAGGCAGCAAAAGTGACGGGCCATCACTGCGTATAAAAGCCAGGTTTCAGAAGACACTTATACAACCATTGGATCAGTACTCAGACTTGTTGGAG tatCTCAAAAAGAATGCTGTGACTTTGTGTGAAACCATGGAACCACTCTTAAATGTAAAGACAAAAGAGGAATTATGTGTGCAATTGATGAAAATATTCCAACATGAAGACATAGCTCAGGAATTCCTTGCCAAAGTTGTGTCCGATGAAATAGAGAAACTTG CAAATGACAGTCTTATTTTCCGTGCCAACTCCATAGCAACCAAGGCCATGGAAGCATACTTAAAACTGGTTGGAGACAAG TACTTGAAGGACACTCTAGGGGATTACATCAGCACCCTCTATGAGAATGATGAAGACTGCGAG GTTGACCCATCCAAGGTGTCAAGCAATAACATGCAGAATCACCAGTCAATGCTGACAGTGCTCTGTGAGATGGTCTGGTGTAAAATCATCAATTCCTTCAGTATCTTTCCGTcagatatcaaagctgtctTCCACAGTTTCCGCAACCTGTGTAGTGAGAAAGACAAAGAGGAAATAGCTGATCACTTGATCAG TGCGTCCATATTCCTGCGCTTCTTATGTCCAGCTATCATGTCACCAAGCCTCTTTGACCTCATACAGGAGTACCCTACAGAGAAGACGGCTCGAACGCTGACCCTCATAGCAAAAACTGTACAGAACCTAGCCAACTTTACAAA GTTTGGCACCAAAGAGGAATACATGGTGTTTATGAATGACTTTGTGGAGAGAGAGTGGAGCAGTATGAAGACATTTTTGCATGAAATATCA GGTCCAAGTGATGAAGGAAATGTTGTGAAGTTTGATAGATATATTGATCTTGGCAGAGAACTTGCAATACTGCAGTCACTGCTGACGGAAACCATGGACCTGTGTAATAAG GATGCACTTGAAAAGTTGGAATCACTGCCGGAGATTCTTGAAAGGATACGCAATTCCACAGAGCAGCCACTGGATAGCTCAGAACTTTTTGCCAAGAAGATGGCAATGTACAGCTCCACGCCTGCCCTCAGCTCCAACATCCCGGACCACCTCGTCAAACTCTTTCAAGATGCAGACTTATCCAATTCCGGAGATGTTGCCATGTTGCCGGCATTTGACCATGCCATGGTTGGAGGAGCTAAGTCGGTTGCCGTCAATACACTTGTGCAATTTCTTAAACACGAGGAGCAAAGAGAGACAAACGAAGCTCAGGACACAAAGAACAGAGAGAGTTTCTATTTGGAAAGTCAATCTCCAGAAGAGGCGGGACCATTGAGAAGGGTCAATCTGTCGTATGATTTATTCCTAGAACAGTCATCCGGGGAGGTGTCTGAAGCCCAGTCTGGTGCTTCGTCACCCTCTCCCCCGCAGGAAAGAGCAGCCAGTCCGCCAACTCCTCCACCGAGAAATCGCGAAAATGCAGCGCATATTTTGGCTGCCAGGTCACAGGCCCTGCCTCTTTCCTTTAGTAATCCAGTGTATCAACTGTCGGTTGGATCGCTGAAATATATCGACGAAACTACGAACGATAGCAAGAGCTCCATTGCCAGTGGTAGGAGCACACGGGGGTTTGAATCGTACACTGTTGGGCAGCCGCTGCCTATGGATCCTAAGACTTTCTTCACATTAGGCAGTGGTAGCAGTAGTACGGAAACCACCCCCTCACCGGACAAATTACCAGGGTACGGTATCCCCATGATGATGGATGCTCCACACACGCTGCCAAAGCTGGGAACAAAAGGGGGCCATGTAATCGAACAGTCACTGCAAGGCCTTGAGGAGTATGGACAGTCTACCATGGCAGTCGGCAGTGGTGGTTACGCACGGAGTCAAGGCCCACCCAGGCCAGTATCGTTACTGACTGAATCCCCTAGGACTAGATCACATCACTATCACGGACACCAAACAATACGCACTGTGAACACTGCCGTTAAGCACTCTCTTTTCACAACCATGGCCCCGCCTTTACACGCCGCTGTACTCTCAGACTCCAGCAGTGGCGACAGTCCTTCTTCATCCACTGCCATGCAATTCTCACCCACTTCAAGCAGTAACACAACCACGCCTTACAGCCCTATGGGATTTGGTGATCCTCCAGCACCTCCACCATTATCATCAGATGCTAAGAAACCCAATTTGCAAGAGATTTCCACCCAGACAACACTGGACTCTAGCGTCTTTGTGGAG TACGAGAAAGAAATGACAGCGCTTAAAGAGCAGCTGGAATTGGTGTCGGTGCAACTTGTAGAAGCGCAGTCTAGGTTAGCGGAGCAGGAAACAAAGTCGCAGAGGGAAGTCTTAGAAATGAAGGCCAAGCTCAAAGAAGGGGAGGAACAACTTCACAGACAGCATGAAGAGAaagataaacaaattaaagatattattacaag ACTGATGTGTGTGGAAGACGAACTGAAGCGAGAACAGAAGACCATGCAAGCAGTGGTAGAATCCAAACAGAAAATCATCGACGCCCAGGAAAAACAAATCCAGACTCTAGATTCCGCAAACAGTAAACTCATGGCGGCTCTCTCCCAACTCAAAGAACGCTACCACTTGCAGGCTAGGAATGGCGCAGCCGGCAGTCCCCGTCCATCACAAAAATTTCCACTCAACGGTGATTTCAAGAGCAGTCACTGCTAG
- the LOC139152655 gene encoding ras GTPase-activating protein nGAP-like isoform X11, whose product MDTEGSPSKFGFLPKRMKTALKRTKSATKIDRKATPIKNIKEEENSEEDMPFLTQKLKTSRSHESVLSGSTGMEATDMTLDDVQVKPLHSSVLGQDHCFQLVSTMGTKYYSCRSATEREKWVQSLRNTMQPDRDEKSRIDNTLTISIIEAKGIPAKKKYFCELCLDENLYARTSSKVKGEMLFWGEQFSFMSLPNVATLSVHLYKDSEKKKKKDKNGYVGSVQIPLSAISTRQGVEKWYPLNSTLARTGSKSDGPSLRIKARFQKTLIQPLDQYSDLLEYLKKNAVTLCETMEPLLNVKTKEELCVQLMKIFQHEDIAQEFLAKVVSDEIEKLANDSLIFRANSIATKAMEAYLKLVGDKYLKDTLGDYISTLYENDEDCEVDPSKVSSNNMQNHQSMLTVLCEMVWCKIINSFSIFPSDIKAVFHSFRNLCSEKDKEEIADHLISASIFLRFLCPAIMSPSLFDLIQEYPTEKTARTLTLIAKTVQNLANFTKFGTKEEYMVFMNDFVEREWSSMKTFLHEISGPSDEGNVVKFDRYIDLGRELAILQSLLTETMDLCNKDALEKLESLPEILERIRNSTEQPLDSSELFAKKMAMYSSTPALSSNIPDHLVKLFQDADLSNSGDVAMLPAFDHAMVGGAKSVAVNTLVQFLKHEEQRETNEAQDTKNRESFYLESQSPEEAGPLRRVNLSYDLFLEQSSGEVSEAQSGASSPSPPQERAASPPTPPPRNRENAAHILAARSQALPLSFSNPVYQLSVGSLKYIDETTNDSKSSIASGRSTRGFESYTVGQPLPMDPKTFFTLGSGSSSTETTPSPDKLPGYGIPMMMDAPHTLPKLGTKGGHVIEQSLQGLEEYGQSTMAVGSGGYARSQGPPRPVSLLTESPRTRSHHYHGHQTIRTVNTAVKHSLFTTMAPPLHAAVLSDSSSGDSPSSSTAMQFSPTSSSNTTTPYSPMGFGDPPAPPPLSSDAKKPNLQEISTQTTLDSSVFVEYEKEMTALKEQLELVSVQLVEAQSRLAEQETKSQREVLEMKAKLKEGEEQLHRQHEEKDKQIKDIITRLMCVEDELKREQKTMQAVVESKQKIIDAQEKQIQTLDSANSKLMAALSQLKERYHLQARNGAAGSPRPSQKFPLNGDFKSSHC is encoded by the exons GCCATTCCTAACACAGAAGTTGAAGACTTCCCGGTCACACGAGTCAGTACTGTCCGGAAGTACTGGCATGGAAGCCACTGACATGACACTGGATGATGTCCAGGTCAAACCgctacacagcagtgttctagGTCAAGACCATTGCTTTCAGCTAGTATCAACCATGGGTACAAAGTACTACTCATGTAGGTCTGCCACAGAGAGGGAAAAATGGGTTCAAAG TCTTCGCAATACCATGCAGCCTGATAGAGATGAAAAATCCAGAATTGATAACACACTAACAATATCAATAATTGAAGCCAAAGGAATTCCGGCCAAGAAAAA GTACTTTTGTGAATTGTGCCTAGACGAAAATCTTTATGCGAGAACATCGTCGAAGGTTAAAGGAGAAATGCTCTTCTGGGGAGAACAGTTCTCATTTAT GAGTCTTCCAAATGTTGCCACACTCAGTGTTCACTTGTACAAAGACAgtgagaagaagaaaaagaaagacaaaaacgGATACGTTG GAAGTGTGCAAATACCGCTCAGTGCCATCAGTACAAGACAAGGCGTTGAGAAATG GTATCCATTGAATTCTACTTTAGCAAGGACAGGCAGCAAAAGTGACGGGCCATCACTGCGTATAAAAGCCAGGTTTCAGAAGACACTTATACAACCATTGGATCAGTACTCAGACTTGTTGGAG tatCTCAAAAAGAATGCTGTGACTTTGTGTGAAACCATGGAACCACTCTTAAATGTAAAGACAAAAGAGGAATTATGTGTGCAATTGATGAAAATATTCCAACATGAAGACATAGCTCAGGAATTCCTTGCCAAAGTTGTGTCCGATGAAATAGAGAAACTTG CAAATGACAGTCTTATTTTCCGTGCCAACTCCATAGCAACCAAGGCCATGGAAGCATACTTAAAACTGGTTGGAGACAAG TACTTGAAGGACACTCTAGGGGATTACATCAGCACCCTCTATGAGAATGATGAAGACTGCGAG GTTGACCCATCCAAGGTGTCAAGCAATAACATGCAGAATCACCAGTCAATGCTGACAGTGCTCTGTGAGATGGTCTGGTGTAAAATCATCAATTCCTTCAGTATCTTTCCGTcagatatcaaagctgtctTCCACAGTTTCCGCAACCTGTGTAGTGAGAAAGACAAAGAGGAAATAGCTGATCACTTGATCAG TGCGTCCATATTCCTGCGCTTCTTATGTCCAGCTATCATGTCACCAAGCCTCTTTGACCTCATACAGGAGTACCCTACAGAGAAGACGGCTCGAACGCTGACCCTCATAGCAAAAACTGTACAGAACCTAGCCAACTTTACAAA GTTTGGCACCAAAGAGGAATACATGGTGTTTATGAATGACTTTGTGGAGAGAGAGTGGAGCAGTATGAAGACATTTTTGCATGAAATATCA GGTCCAAGTGATGAAGGAAATGTTGTGAAGTTTGATAGATATATTGATCTTGGCAGAGAACTTGCAATACTGCAGTCACTGCTGACGGAAACCATGGACCTGTGTAATAAG GATGCACTTGAAAAGTTGGAATCACTGCCGGAGATTCTTGAAAGGATACGCAATTCCACAGAGCAGCCACTGGATAGCTCAGAACTTTTTGCCAAGAAGATGGCAATGTACAGCTCCACGCCTGCCCTCAGCTCCAACATCCCGGACCACCTCGTCAAACTCTTTCAAGATGCAGACTTATCCAATTCCGGAGATGTTGCCATGTTGCCGGCATTTGACCATGCCATGGTTGGAGGAGCTAAGTCGGTTGCCGTCAATACACTTGTGCAATTTCTTAAACACGAGGAGCAAAGAGAGACAAACGAAGCTCAGGACACAAAGAACAGAGAGAGTTTCTATTTGGAAAGTCAATCTCCAGAAGAGGCGGGACCATTGAGAAGGGTCAATCTGTCGTATGATTTATTCCTAGAACAGTCATCCGGGGAGGTGTCTGAAGCCCAGTCTGGTGCTTCGTCACCCTCTCCCCCGCAGGAAAGAGCAGCCAGTCCGCCAACTCCTCCACCGAGAAATCGCGAAAATGCAGCGCATATTTTGGCTGCCAGGTCACAGGCCCTGCCTCTTTCCTTTAGTAATCCAGTGTATCAACTGTCGGTTGGATCGCTGAAATATATCGACGAAACTACGAACGATAGCAAGAGCTCCATTGCCAGTGGTAGGAGCACACGGGGGTTTGAATCGTACACTGTTGGGCAGCCGCTGCCTATGGATCCTAAGACTTTCTTCACATTAGGCAGTGGTAGCAGTAGTACGGAAACCACCCCCTCACCGGACAAATTACCAGGGTACGGTATCCCCATGATGATGGATGCTCCACACACGCTGCCAAAGCTGGGAACAAAAGGGGGCCATGTAATCGAACAGTCACTGCAAGGCCTTGAGGAGTATGGACAGTCTACCATGGCAGTCGGCAGTGGTGGTTACGCACGGAGTCAAGGCCCACCCAGGCCAGTATCGTTACTGACTGAATCCCCTAGGACTAGATCACATCACTATCACGGACACCAAACAATACGCACTGTGAACACTGCCGTTAAGCACTCTCTTTTCACAACCATGGCCCCGCCTTTACACGCCGCTGTACTCTCAGACTCCAGCAGTGGCGACAGTCCTTCTTCATCCACTGCCATGCAATTCTCACCCACTTCAAGCAGTAACACAACCACGCCTTACAGCCCTATGGGATTTGGTGATCCTCCAGCACCTCCACCATTATCATCAGATGCTAAGAAACCCAATTTGCAAGAGATTTCCACCCAGACAACACTGGACTCTAGCGTCTTTGTGGAG TACGAGAAAGAAATGACAGCGCTTAAAGAGCAGCTGGAATTGGTGTCGGTGCAACTTGTAGAAGCGCAGTCTAGGTTAGCGGAGCAGGAAACAAAGTCGCAGAGGGAAGTCTTAGAAATGAAGGCCAAGCTCAAAGAAGGGGAGGAACAACTTCACAGACAGCATGAAGAGAaagataaacaaattaaagatattattacaag ACTGATGTGTGTGGAAGACGAACTGAAGCGAGAACAGAAGACCATGCAAGCAGTGGTAGAATCCAAACAGAAAATCATCGACGCCCAGGAAAAACAAATCCAGACTCTAGATTCCGCAAACAGTAAACTCATGGCGGCTCTCTCCCAACTCAAAGAACGCTACCACTTGCAGGCTAGGAATGGCGCAGCCGGCAGTCCCCGTCCATCACAAAAATTTCCACTCAACGGTGATTTCAAGAGCAGTCACTGCTAG
- the LOC139152655 gene encoding ras GTPase-activating protein nGAP-like isoform X9: MLKQHLKELARLILDPAYENRSRARRKSAPTTSTHVTVMDTEGSPSKFGFLPKRMKTALKRTKSATKIDRKATPIKNIKEEENSEEDMPFLTQKLKTSRSHESVLSGSTGMEATDMTLDDVQVKPLHSSVLGQDHCFQLVSTMGTKYYSCRSATEREKWVQSLRNTMQPDRDEKSRIDNTLTISIIEAKGIPAKKKYFCELCLDENLYARTSSKVKGEMLFWGEQFSFMSLPNVATLSVHLYKDSEKKKKKDKNGYVGSVQIPLSAISTRQGVEKWYPLNSTLARTGSKSDGPSLRIKARFQKTLIQPLDQYSDLLEYLKKNAVTLCETMEPLLNVKTKEELCVQLMKIFQHEDIAQEFLAKVVSDEIEKLANDSLIFRANSIATKAMEAYLKLVGDKYLKDTLGDYISTLYENDEDCEVDPSKVSSNNMQNHQSMLTVLCEMVWCKIINSFSIFPSDIKAVFHSFRNLCSEKDKEEIADHLISASIFLRFLCPAIMSPSLFDLIQEYPTEKTARTLTLIAKTVQNLANFTKFGTKEEYMVFMNDFVEREWSSMKTFLHEISGPSDEGNVVKFDRYIDLGRELAILQSLLTETMDLCNKDALEKLESLPEILERIRNSTEQPLDSSELFAKKMAMYSSTPALSSNIPDHLVKLFQDADLSNSGDVAMLPAFDHAMVGGAKSVAVNTLVQFLKHEEQRETNEAQDTKNRESFYLESQSPEEAGPLRRVNLSYDLFLEQSSGEVSEAQSGASSPSPPQERAASPPTPPPRNRENAAHILAARSQALPLSFSNPVYQLSVGSLKYIDETTNDSKSSIASGRSTRGFESYTVGQPLPMDPKTFFTLGSGSSSTETTPSPDKLPGYGIPMMMDAPHTLPKLGTKGGHVIEQSLQGLEEYGQSTMAVGSGGYARSQGPPRPVSLLTESPRTRSHHYHGHQTIRTVNTAVKHSLFTTMAPPLHAAVLSDSSSGDSPSSSTAMQFSPTSSSNTTTPYSPMGFGDPPAPPPLSSDAKKPNLQEISTQTTLDSSVFVEYEKEMTALKEQLELVSVQLVEAQSRLAEQETKSQREVLEMKAKLKEGEEQLHRQHEEKDKQIKDIITRLMCVEDELKREQKTMQAVVESKQKIIDAQEKQIQTLDSANSKLMAALSQLKERYHLQARNGAAGSPRPSQKFPLNGDFKSSHC, from the exons GCCATTCCTAACACAGAAGTTGAAGACTTCCCGGTCACACGAGTCAGTACTGTCCGGAAGTACTGGCATGGAAGCCACTGACATGACACTGGATGATGTCCAGGTCAAACCgctacacagcagtgttctagGTCAAGACCATTGCTTTCAGCTAGTATCAACCATGGGTACAAAGTACTACTCATGTAGGTCTGCCACAGAGAGGGAAAAATGGGTTCAAAG TCTTCGCAATACCATGCAGCCTGATAGAGATGAAAAATCCAGAATTGATAACACACTAACAATATCAATAATTGAAGCCAAAGGAATTCCGGCCAAGAAAAA GTACTTTTGTGAATTGTGCCTAGACGAAAATCTTTATGCGAGAACATCGTCGAAGGTTAAAGGAGAAATGCTCTTCTGGGGAGAACAGTTCTCATTTAT GAGTCTTCCAAATGTTGCCACACTCAGTGTTCACTTGTACAAAGACAgtgagaagaagaaaaagaaagacaaaaacgGATACGTTG GAAGTGTGCAAATACCGCTCAGTGCCATCAGTACAAGACAAGGCGTTGAGAAATG GTATCCATTGAATTCTACTTTAGCAAGGACAGGCAGCAAAAGTGACGGGCCATCACTGCGTATAAAAGCCAGGTTTCAGAAGACACTTATACAACCATTGGATCAGTACTCAGACTTGTTGGAG tatCTCAAAAAGAATGCTGTGACTTTGTGTGAAACCATGGAACCACTCTTAAATGTAAAGACAAAAGAGGAATTATGTGTGCAATTGATGAAAATATTCCAACATGAAGACATAGCTCAGGAATTCCTTGCCAAAGTTGTGTCCGATGAAATAGAGAAACTTG CAAATGACAGTCTTATTTTCCGTGCCAACTCCATAGCAACCAAGGCCATGGAAGCATACTTAAAACTGGTTGGAGACAAG TACTTGAAGGACACTCTAGGGGATTACATCAGCACCCTCTATGAGAATGATGAAGACTGCGAG GTTGACCCATCCAAGGTGTCAAGCAATAACATGCAGAATCACCAGTCAATGCTGACAGTGCTCTGTGAGATGGTCTGGTGTAAAATCATCAATTCCTTCAGTATCTTTCCGTcagatatcaaagctgtctTCCACAGTTTCCGCAACCTGTGTAGTGAGAAAGACAAAGAGGAAATAGCTGATCACTTGATCAG TGCGTCCATATTCCTGCGCTTCTTATGTCCAGCTATCATGTCACCAAGCCTCTTTGACCTCATACAGGAGTACCCTACAGAGAAGACGGCTCGAACGCTGACCCTCATAGCAAAAACTGTACAGAACCTAGCCAACTTTACAAA GTTTGGCACCAAAGAGGAATACATGGTGTTTATGAATGACTTTGTGGAGAGAGAGTGGAGCAGTATGAAGACATTTTTGCATGAAATATCA GGTCCAAGTGATGAAGGAAATGTTGTGAAGTTTGATAGATATATTGATCTTGGCAGAGAACTTGCAATACTGCAGTCACTGCTGACGGAAACCATGGACCTGTGTAATAAG GATGCACTTGAAAAGTTGGAATCACTGCCGGAGATTCTTGAAAGGATACGCAATTCCACAGAGCAGCCACTGGATAGCTCAGAACTTTTTGCCAAGAAGATGGCAATGTACAGCTCCACGCCTGCCCTCAGCTCCAACATCCCGGACCACCTCGTCAAACTCTTTCAAGATGCAGACTTATCCAATTCCGGAGATGTTGCCATGTTGCCGGCATTTGACCATGCCATGGTTGGAGGAGCTAAGTCGGTTGCCGTCAATACACTTGTGCAATTTCTTAAACACGAGGAGCAAAGAGAGACAAACGAAGCTCAGGACACAAAGAACAGAGAGAGTTTCTATTTGGAAAGTCAATCTCCAGAAGAGGCGGGACCATTGAGAAGGGTCAATCTGTCGTATGATTTATTCCTAGAACAGTCATCCGGGGAGGTGTCTGAAGCCCAGTCTGGTGCTTCGTCACCCTCTCCCCCGCAGGAAAGAGCAGCCAGTCCGCCAACTCCTCCACCGAGAAATCGCGAAAATGCAGCGCATATTTTGGCTGCCAGGTCACAGGCCCTGCCTCTTTCCTTTAGTAATCCAGTGTATCAACTGTCGGTTGGATCGCTGAAATATATCGACGAAACTACGAACGATAGCAAGAGCTCCATTGCCAGTGGTAGGAGCACACGGGGGTTTGAATCGTACACTGTTGGGCAGCCGCTGCCTATGGATCCTAAGACTTTCTTCACATTAGGCAGTGGTAGCAGTAGTACGGAAACCACCCCCTCACCGGACAAATTACCAGGGTACGGTATCCCCATGATGATGGATGCTCCACACACGCTGCCAAAGCTGGGAACAAAAGGGGGCCATGTAATCGAACAGTCACTGCAAGGCCTTGAGGAGTATGGACAGTCTACCATGGCAGTCGGCAGTGGTGGTTACGCACGGAGTCAAGGCCCACCCAGGCCAGTATCGTTACTGACTGAATCCCCTAGGACTAGATCACATCACTATCACGGACACCAAACAATACGCACTGTGAACACTGCCGTTAAGCACTCTCTTTTCACAACCATGGCCCCGCCTTTACACGCCGCTGTACTCTCAGACTCCAGCAGTGGCGACAGTCCTTCTTCATCCACTGCCATGCAATTCTCACCCACTTCAAGCAGTAACACAACCACGCCTTACAGCCCTATGGGATTTGGTGATCCTCCAGCACCTCCACCATTATCATCAGATGCTAAGAAACCCAATTTGCAAGAGATTTCCACCCAGACAACACTGGACTCTAGCGTCTTTGTGGAG TACGAGAAAGAAATGACAGCGCTTAAAGAGCAGCTGGAATTGGTGTCGGTGCAACTTGTAGAAGCGCAGTCTAGGTTAGCGGAGCAGGAAACAAAGTCGCAGAGGGAAGTCTTAGAAATGAAGGCCAAGCTCAAAGAAGGGGAGGAACAACTTCACAGACAGCATGAAGAGAaagataaacaaattaaagatattattacaag ACTGATGTGTGTGGAAGACGAACTGAAGCGAGAACAGAAGACCATGCAAGCAGTGGTAGAATCCAAACAGAAAATCATCGACGCCCAGGAAAAACAAATCCAGACTCTAGATTCCGCAAACAGTAAACTCATGGCGGCTCTCTCCCAACTCAAAGAACGCTACCACTTGCAGGCTAGGAATGGCGCAGCCGGCAGTCCCCGTCCATCACAAAAATTTCCACTCAACGGTGATTTCAAGAGCAGTCACTGCTAG